From Gossypium raimondii isolate GPD5lz chromosome 11, ASM2569854v1, whole genome shotgun sequence:
ATTGGGATCTTCCCTTGCATCTCCATGAGTCAATAGGAGGGTGGTTAAACAAGCAAATTGTGTAAGTATAATGGTATTTGCAACATTTATGAAAAGGTTAAACaagctaatttatttttttaatgtgggGGGAATGTGTAGGGACTACTTTGCAAAATTTGCAGATACTTGCTTTGAACATTTTGGTGATAGGGTGAAGAACTGGGGTACAATAAATGAACCATTGCATATTGCTGTGGGAGGGTATGATACAGGAAGATCTGCCCCTGGGAGAAATCACAATTCATCAATTGAAACATATTTGGCTGCACACCATATGATTTTGGCACATGCTGCTGCTGTTTCCATATATCATAGCAAGTACAAGGTACAATATCGGGTATCTATGTGAAAAAAAGGAATAGTTTGAGGATCAATTTTGCATTTAAAACTATCTATTTTAAACAATACAATCAACTTTCCTTTTGATAGGATGGaccagattcaaaaaaaaaaaaaatttagtggaGGTCAGaatagaattataaatttttgaggagtcaaaatataattttaaaatatattgatttcatcatttttgaggattaaatataatttcttttttcttttcgggcaaagtgtaattttttatatattaacttataaatccatcatttataacaaaattatatttaaaatttttaattttggaagcGAAAGCCCTCTTTAAATTCACCCCTCGGGTGGACATTTTTGCTCTCCTCATATCTTgatcttatttttataattatatacagGGCAAagtcagaaaatttttttaggggtcgaaattaaattgtaatttttacgatagtaataaaatacaatttcaccatttgaatagcttatatttttataaattttaaaggattaaattaaatttttatcatttttatggggcaaagtaaaattttacctttactaatttaaagttttaaaattttaaattgcttaaatgaaattttttccattttagtggAGCCGCCCCCTAGATATGCCCCTCATTATAcatattctttttttgtttttatttttccgatTTTATCTATGGTTACGAAATTAAGAGTTCAATACTGTACCAACAAACCAAACGCGGATGGTATTGAGGGtccctaaaatttttgaaaaaaaatttagacccttaaattctttttaaaaaatttagttaccccaaaaaaatttgaatttcttagTAAACTTTTCAaacttcttaaaatttttaattagatccCTTTAAAAGTTTTGTCAATTCTCATTaagcctttaaaattttttaaagttttaactagacctataaaaaattttaaacattctcgttaaatccttcaaaattttttaaaattttattttagtcctcTCCAAATCTTAACGTCAAGAATggttatatttgaatttgttcTAGTTTATAAGAGTTGGTTGCACCTATTTCTTTTTGTAGGATAAGCAAGGGGGACAGATAGGGTTAGTGGTGGACTGTGAATGGGCCGAAGCTAATTCAGATAAAATCGAAGATCAATGTGCTGCAGAAAGACGGGTCGAATTTCAGCTTGGATGGTATACCTTTCCCTCACACTCACTCATTActttgttttacaaaaatttagttttgaatATGAAGTATACTACAGGTTCTTGCACCCCTTGTATTTGGGAGACTATCCCGAATCCATGCGTGACCGGCTCGGGGAACAGCTTCCGCAGTTCACAGAGGAAGACGAGGAGTTACTCAAGAGCTCTACGGACTTCATTGGGTTAAACCAGTATACGTCGAGGTTGGTTTCACATGCCGAAGATAGTGTCGAAGAAGGTCATTTTGAGAAAGCACAACAGGTTGCCAAAATTGGTAATATCATCAACTACGACACAATTTTTATGCATGccaaaatacaaatttactaaaattttatcatagaTTAATTGATAGATTTCGAGAGTTCAAAATAGAATATTTCAGTTTTAGGTGGCCAAGCCCCTGCATGCCCCCTCCCTTCGTCCCTGCATGATGTATGATCTCTAACTCatgattttgattatatgtttgACAGTGGAATGGGAAGATGGAGGGATAATCGGTGAAAAGGtacaaattaactaaattaattgaaCTCAGAGGAGATAATTTTGTTCGGCTTTTGTAACCTTACTCTCTATTACTTGATCACAAACAAATCTTatttattaagatattttacatattataaatatctattttattaaatcaactgAATTATCTATTATGGCAGGCTGCATCGGAATGGCTCTATATTGTTCCTTGGGGGATGCGGAAGGTTCTCAATTACATATCTCATACATACAACAACCCACCAATATATATCATGGAGAATGGTATGCAATTGACTTGAAACATACTTGGACTTTGTCAAGGGCTTGCAACAATTTAGACTAGGGGATTGGTTTGAGGTTAAGTCAATCATGATTGGACTAATTCACCTTTTAATATTGTTAGATCATTTTGGAGTTAGGTCGTTTTGAGTTtgggttgttttgattttgggtcATTCAAGTTTAACACTTGATTGAAATCATTTTTGGACTCAAATTGGGTGGGTTCGGGTTACTAGACAtttcatgtcaaattaaaatggATTGGATTTAGATTTGAATTAATTGAGTCGGATTTTTGAATCTGAATAAGAATTAACCGGTATGACTAGTATTAATAACTTGAATGCTTTTTGAAATATAGGTATGGatgatgaaataaatgaaaatgtcCCACTCCATGAAATGCTTGATGACAAAAAAAGGATTGAGTTTTACAAAGGATACGTTGCTTCTGTTGCTCAAGCAATCAAGTAAGTATAGGTTCATTTCTTTAAGggaaaccctaaaaatatcaataagCTGTTGATTAAGGTGATAGTAGCTTCGTCTCCCAAAGGGTGAGAACACTAATTCAAACCTTGATTTATGCACTTATTGAGAGGGCTTTACCTTTAACGCTCCCGACCCGATAGAGATTCGTTAATTTACACTAGAAAAATCAatgagaaattaatgaaatttacaGGGATGGAGTAGATGTGAGGGGATATTGTGCATGGTCATTattggacaactttgaatggtCTCATGGCTACACCAAGCGCTTTGGTTTGGTATATGTTGACTACAAAAATGGCCTAACCCGCCATCCCAAATCTTCTGCATTTTGGTTCAAGAGTTTCTTGAAAGACAACCAAGAATGAACCATTAGCTGCATTGCCACCCACTAATTTCACTATCACTATTAGTAGAAGCAAATCTTTATCAGCTCACAAGTCACAAACAGAATTGTCCTTATAAACCCACGATCTAAGTTTTTGAGAAGAACATCCAATGTTGCTAGACCAAGAGCTGGGATTTTCTATCACTACTATTATATTACATTGTATGTTGTTCATCTTAATGCCCCATAATTTTGGGGGACTTTCCTTTTTTCCTTGGCTCAAtcttaatttgaataaatgtgggtggtaattatttatatgctatcaaatttattcaattagaagGGTAAGTTTGACTATCTTCAAGTTTATTAGTTGTATTAGTGTTGcctatttttctattaatttgcTCAAGTCTTCAGTTCACATTGGTTGCAAGTTTGATTATTGGACAACGTCACTctatgaatgataaatttttaaagtttttgtacagttaaaacaattaactattatattatttgaagttAAAATTAGGTGTGAGTTCAATTCGatcgaattttttaaaattttccaattcatcaatattaattagtttaccAATGTCACATGCCACAAATAGAGTTACCCGTGTTATTTGAATCCATGATGTGAATTTTCAAGTTGAGCGCCTAATACAACTAAATCAAGAGTTGGGATTCTCTGTCGCTACTATTATATTACATTGCATGTTGttcgaatttttttcttctttaagttTCAGCTCAATcttaatgtataatatatataaaaacaacgagtttggaaaaatttttaaactgaTGAGAATACCCTTTACTTTTCATCATATTactaatttcataatttaaaattaattataatatttaaagttgaaataaaatagaacttgtgataattatacatttaaaataattacaatttaatagAAGTCGTgataattacaaattaaaaaaattagaatttaaattacaattattaattaaaaaagtggtggtaattttaaaataaagttattacttgaatagaacTTTAAGCATAGAAAAAGTTGTTatagttataattataattattagtttaaatttttttatgtaaacaaaaattgtgctaattttattgatgtaaaatagagtttttaattgaatagaattctaaatatcttaattatcacttaattatgttaattaattattatttagaataaTACTACTTTGTGTGAATTACATAAagtaaaactatttttatgttaaatatgtttaaaacaatttaattattatttaaaattttctattataatatttacattaaaaaatcatatattttaattatattcaataattcaaatgaGAAATATTATTCTATgctaattattgtaattaaaaatataacatttaaaattaattaaatattagatgAGTGATATCACATGTGACTCAAGTGTGACATTAGAAGCTAGTTTGAATAAATGTGTGGTggtaattatttataatacgctatcaaatttacttaattaaataggTAAGTCTAACTATTTCTAggtttattaattttaggtttattaattgtttaagtCTTCGATTAATACTAGTTTCAAGTTCGATCATTGGACAATCTCTACATCATATAagataatttctttaaaagCTTTTGTGgagttaaaacaattaactattatattatttgatgttgTAATTAGGAAAGTTCGGTTCAAATTATCAATGTGATAATTGGTCCGATTTTTCCAtattaattttgggttttgagaatttattttgttaaaatagtcTCGTTTATAgcttttgaaattatttagtaAGTTTCAagtaattttcattaatttttaaaaaataattttgaattaaaaaatttaattttattcgaataacctcgatttttttaacttatgaaCCAAAACCATTCAAACATAATCAATTTGGATCAGTTTctgtttcttgattttttttcctcagCTATAATCATGGTTGTTTAAATTGGACTGAAAATCAACTAGAACATCAATCTATAAAAGGGTATTAGACTGGTTGAATTGATCTAAAAACCGGTTTGACCAGTCGGttgaattggtttttttttattttaatgatttatttaatcaattcgAATAGACCAATAGAACTCATTAAACCAGATCGATGACTTGATCAATTCGACCACCTGCTCATTTTAAAAACCTTAGATATAATATACTTTATGGGCATCTTTGCACTATAGAACTAGAAAAATACAGATAACTCTCTTAAACCTCATAAAGCAAAATGTGCTGCATAAGAGGGCAAACATGGGTGCTAAAGTCAAGAACAGCAATggaactaaaataaataaataaataaaatagaataaaaaaggaaaatggtaAAAAGAGGTAGGGTTTGGGAATTCAATGATGATTTTCCAGGCGAAGCTCTATGATAGATCGAGGTGTGAGAGCGGAGAGACTAGGTGCTTTGGAGGTGACCGCAGCCAAAATGTCGGCATAACCCACCACCCCTACtaaaacatcatcatcatcttcaccTTCAGTCACCCAAACATGGGTTGCCCTATGAGATAGCATTTGAGCCATAACCGCGGCCAACGAGCTTGTGGTTTTACATGTCAAGGGTGCACTTCTGCCCCTATACGTGCCCCGACCGACTCCGAAAGTTGGGGACACTGGACTGTACCCACTGCTCATACTACTGATTTTCCTTGGCCTTGTTGATTCAACACCATTGTCTAGGGAATTATTATTGCAATCAGTGAGCCATCTCGAACTCACATTATCCTCGATCCCCATAATGAATTGTCCGGCAGAAAGGTTGGCTAAAGCCCATGCTGCGGCTATATAATCACATTTCCATAGTTTAGAGACTGAGATTTCTCCTAAAATTCTATGCCGACCATCTGGTGTGCTCTCCATAATGGCAAACGCGCTGGGATCACCCGGATTTTTTTGCGTTGCTTCGGCAGCTGGGAGGGAAGCGTCAATGGAGCTATAGTTGTGGTTAATAGCTCCAAGTGAGGAGATCGAAGACAGGGGGAGTGGGGCTAGAGCACCGAGGCAACCGATGAGGAAACGGATTATGTCTTCTCTCGACAAACAGCAAAACTTGTTGCGCATGAAGGGTGGGGTGGATGATGAggaagaagaagcagaagaCGCAGCAGATGAAGGGGCACTGACATTAATACTGAGGTTACTACTGTTGTCCACATTCTTGAGCCACTTGCCATTATAAAGGATCGAGAATCTCTTGCTCATTCCTTTCCATACCGTGCTCTTCAGAACAAGAAGTCGCCTCACACCTTGTTTCATCATCTCCAATGCATCTATCAATCTAGTCCAACAACAAAAGAGTCAGCAATGCCATTAGAAAACAGCACTGGCCTGCAATAAAACTAGAAATATGTCCTTACTACCGATATTCAACACAACTGCTCAAAACCTTAAACTAGCTACCAAAATGATCCTAAACAAGATTCATCAACTCTGCATCATAGGTAAACCGGAAAAAAGAGATCGATATCGTAAAAT
This genomic window contains:
- the LOC105761542 gene encoding beta-glucosidase 42 isoform X3, whose amino-acid sequence is MLSLTLKEKSLMEAMLMLQWIIITGTRYIHNFTVNVSNNYPDILKYSIKVADGLGTKVNEEGIAFYNNVIDALLEKGIEPFVTLYHWDLPLHLHESIGGWLNKQIVDYFAKFADTCFEHFGDRVKNWGTINEPLHIAVGGYDTGRSAPGRNHNSSIETYLAAHHMILAHAAAVSIYHSKYKDKQGGQIGLVVDCEWAEANSDKIEDQCAAERRVEFQLGWFLHPLYLGDYPESMRDRLGEQLPQFTEEDEELLKSSTDFIGLNQYTSRLVSHAEDSVEEGHFEKAQQVAKIVEWEDGGIIGEKAASEWLYIVPWGMRKVLNYISHTYNNPPIYIMENGMDDEINENVPLHEMLDDKKRIEFYKGYVASVAQAIKDGVDVRGYCAWSLLDNFEWSHGYTKRFGLVYVDYKNGLTRHPKSSAFWFKSFLKDNQE
- the LOC105761542 gene encoding beta-glucosidase 42 isoform X2, producing the protein MAKKKHVLKEGDEHDGSNTKKQVCRADFPPHFVFGVSTSSYQIEGGVNEGGRGKSIWDAFSHIEGKIVDGSNADVAVDHYHRYKVADGLGTKVNEEGIAFYNNVIDALLEKGIEPFVTLYHWDLPLHLHESIGGWLNKQIVDYFAKFADTCFEHFGDRVKNWGTINEPLHIAVGGYDTGRSAPGRNHNSSIETYLAAHHMILAHAAAVSIYHSKYKDKQGGQIGLVVDCEWAEANSDKIEDQCAAERRVEFQLGWFLHPLYLGDYPESMRDRLGEQLPQFTEEDEELLKSSTDFIGLNQYTSRLVSHAEDSVEEGHFEKAQQVAKIVEWEDGGIIGEKAASEWLYIVPWGMRKVLNYISHTYNNPPIYIMENGMDDEINENVPLHEMLDDKKRIEFYKGYVASVAQAIKDGVDVRGYCAWSLLDNFEWSHGYTKRFGLVYVDYKNGLTRHPKSSAFWFKSFLKDNQE
- the LOC105761542 gene encoding beta-glucosidase 42 isoform X1, whose amino-acid sequence is MAKKKHVLKEGDEHDGSNTKKQVCRADFPPHFVFGVSTSSYQIEGGVNEGGRGKSIWDAFSHIEGKIVDGSNADVAVDHYHRYKEDIELISELGFKAYRFSISWPRIFPDGLGTKVNEEGIAFYNNVIDALLEKGIEPFVTLYHWDLPLHLHESIGGWLNKQIVDYFAKFADTCFEHFGDRVKNWGTINEPLHIAVGGYDTGRSAPGRNHNSSIETYLAAHHMILAHAAAVSIYHSKYKDKQGGQIGLVVDCEWAEANSDKIEDQCAAERRVEFQLGWFLHPLYLGDYPESMRDRLGEQLPQFTEEDEELLKSSTDFIGLNQYTSRLVSHAEDSVEEGHFEKAQQVAKIVEWEDGGIIGEKAASEWLYIVPWGMRKVLNYISHTYNNPPIYIMENGMDDEINENVPLHEMLDDKKRIEFYKGYVASVAQAIKDGVDVRGYCAWSLLDNFEWSHGYTKRFGLVYVDYKNGLTRHPKSSAFWFKSFLKDNQE
- the LOC105761541 gene encoding CBS domain-containing protein CBSX6, whose translation is MASVFLYHVVGDLTVGKPELEEFYETETIGSAIRAIRESTGCGITVWKRKTHMEMAENNDTRQQRFVGILTSLDVVSFLAKPQCLEDQDKAMKTLVSDVVVPDNALLKIVDPGIRLIDALEMMKQGVRRLLVLKSTVWKGMSKRFSILYNGKWLKNVDNSSNLSINVSAPSSAASSASSSSSSTPPFMRNKFCCLSREDIIRFLIGCLGALAPLPLSSISSLGAINHNYSSIDASLPAAEATQKNPGDPSAFAIMESTPDGRHRILGEISVSKLWKCDYIAAAWALANLSAGQFIMGIEDNVSSRWLTDCNNNSLDNGVESTRPRKISSMSSGYSPVSPTFGVGRGTYRGRSAPLTCKTTSSLAAVMAQMLSHRATHVWVTEGEDDDDVLVGVVGYADILAAVTSKAPSLSALTPRSIIELRLENHH